A part of Winslowiella toletana genomic DNA contains:
- a CDS encoding molybdate ABC transporter substrate-binding protein: MLRVLAAGSLRKVWPALMAAFQQQSGIRVTTQFAPAGLLRQRIISGEPCDLFASANLAHPTALQQQGHALQVAVFAHNQLCLTAKADVVQADDNWLTLLARPQLRLATSTPESDPSGDYAWQLFDRIEQQHPGVGNSLKKRALCLVGGAESPPIPAGELAASWLINHHRAELFLGYASYWAELQTGPTLRTLAIAPAYQPAIAYAFAVCQPQAQPLAEFLLAAEAQRLLAAAGFRQEESWSEIIDTGGENATPT, from the coding sequence ATGTTGCGGGTGCTGGCGGCGGGCAGCCTGCGTAAGGTATGGCCTGCGCTGATGGCGGCATTCCAGCAGCAGAGCGGCATCAGGGTGACAACGCAATTTGCTCCCGCCGGACTGTTGCGCCAGCGGATTATCAGCGGCGAACCCTGCGATCTGTTTGCCTCAGCCAATCTGGCACATCCCACGGCATTACAGCAGCAGGGGCATGCTTTGCAGGTGGCGGTTTTTGCCCATAATCAGCTCTGCCTGACGGCGAAAGCTGACGTGGTACAGGCTGATGATAACTGGCTGACCCTGCTCGCCCGGCCGCAACTGCGGCTGGCGACCTCAACGCCGGAAAGCGATCCTTCCGGAGATTACGCCTGGCAGCTGTTTGATCGGATTGAGCAGCAGCATCCGGGCGTTGGCAACAGCCTGAAAAAGCGCGCACTCTGTCTGGTGGGAGGCGCGGAAAGCCCGCCGATTCCCGCCGGAGAGCTGGCCGCCAGCTGGCTGATTAATCATCATCGCGCCGAGCTGTTTCTCGGCTACGCCAGTTATTGGGCGGAATTACAGACCGGGCCGACTCTGCGCACCCTTGCTATTGCACCCGCTTATCAGCCAGCGATAGCCTATGCTTTCGCGGTTTGTCAGCCGCAGGCTCAGCCACTGGCAGAATTTCTGTTAGCGGCAGAAGCGCAGCGGCTGCTGGCGGCGGCCGGGTTCAGGCAAGAAGAAAGCTGGAGTGAAATCATCGACACGGGCGGCGAAAACGCCACCCCTACATGA
- the tyrA gene encoding bifunctional chorismate mutase/prephenate dehydrogenase, translating into MVAELTALRDQIDEVDKALLDLLARRLELVAEVGEVKSRYGLPIYVPEREASMLASRRKEAEALGVPPDLIEDVLRRVMRESYSSENDKGFKTLCPELRPVVIVGGKGQMGRLFEKMLTLSGYQVKILDKGDWDQAESMLSDAGMVMISVPIHLTEQVIAELPKLPDDCILVDLASVKNRPLQAMLAAHSGPVLGLHPMFGPDSGSLAKQLVVWCDGRQPEAYQWLLEQIQVWGARLHRISAVEHDQNMAFIQALRHFATFAYGLHLAEENVQLEQLLALSSPIYRLELAMVGRLFAQDPQLYADIIMSSGRNLELIKRYHQRFGEAIKLLEQGDKQAFIDSFRRVEHWFGDYAKRFLVESRTLLRQANDSRL; encoded by the coding sequence ACTGGTTGCCGAAGTTGGCGAAGTGAAAAGTCGTTATGGATTACCGATTTATGTTCCGGAACGCGAAGCCTCAATGCTGGCTTCGCGGCGTAAAGAGGCGGAAGCGCTGGGCGTACCACCTGATTTGATTGAGGATGTGCTGCGCCGTGTGATGCGCGAATCCTACTCCAGCGAAAATGATAAAGGTTTTAAAACGCTCTGTCCTGAACTGCGTCCGGTGGTGATTGTCGGCGGCAAAGGGCAGATGGGACGGCTGTTTGAAAAGATGCTTACCCTGTCGGGCTATCAGGTGAAAATCCTCGATAAAGGCGACTGGGATCAGGCGGAAAGCATGCTCAGCGATGCCGGAATGGTGATGATCAGCGTGCCGATCCATCTGACTGAGCAGGTGATTGCTGAACTGCCGAAGCTGCCGGATGACTGTATCCTGGTCGATCTGGCATCGGTAAAAAATCGTCCGCTACAGGCGATGCTGGCGGCGCACAGCGGTCCGGTATTGGGTCTGCACCCGATGTTTGGCCCGGACAGCGGCAGCCTGGCGAAACAGCTGGTGGTCTGGTGCGATGGCCGTCAGCCGGAAGCGTATCAGTGGTTGCTGGAGCAAATTCAGGTGTGGGGCGCGCGGCTGCATCGCATCAGCGCCGTGGAACATGACCAGAATATGGCATTTATCCAGGCACTGCGCCACTTCGCCACGTTTGCCTATGGTCTGCATCTGGCGGAAGAGAATGTGCAGCTGGAGCAGCTGCTGGCGCTCTCTTCACCGATTTACCGGCTGGAGCTGGCGATGGTAGGACGTCTGTTTGCCCAGGATCCGCAGCTGTACGCAGATATTATTATGTCTTCCGGCCGCAATCTCGAACTGATCAAGCGCTATCATCAGCGTTTTGGTGAGGCGATTAAACTGCTGGAGCAGGGCGATAAGCAGGCGTTTATCGACAGCTTCCGTCGTGTGGAGCACTGGTTTGGTGATTATGCCAAACGCTTCCTGGTGGAAAGCCGCACGCTGTTGCGTCAGGCTAATGACAGTCGTTTGTAA